TTACTTTAGCCCTTTTCTTATTTACCTAGGAGTTAAGGGATTTAGGTATGTCCTAGTAAAGAAATATGAAAAATTATACTGGATTACATTATCTGGGGTTTTAGTGCTCATTATAGAGTTAATAGCTGGAACTTACAGAACAGGTGAAACCGCAAGGACATGTATGTTCATCTATCCATACTTGATAATTCCTTCAGTTATTTTTGTAAATGAGAACAAGTTTATACTAAAGGAAAATCAATTTTTAGTATTTTCAATCTTATTGCAAACAATTATTTTTCAAACATTTGGAATACATAGAGCTTGATTATCATCTTTCACATATGCGCTTAACTAAAAAAGAAAATTTTTCACGCCTTAAAATCAGAGTCTTCCAATTCCACATCAAGCGCATGCAACGACAACGAAACATCAATAAAAAGCAAGGCACTTGATATCACAATGCAAAACATGCTGCTAATTAACAATGCAATATTTAGCATGTCCAACGCGGTGAAAAGCAAGGATTCTAAAATTTTGATAATGATAATGAGGCTGCTCAGCAAAATGCTCAGCACCACAAAACCAATGCTCTTTTTCAAAATCTTGCATCGGCGATAAAGCGAGTCTAATTGCTTTTTTAAATTTTCTTTTCGTTTAGCCGATGGCGCGTTTTTTAGTTCCGTATTTAGGTTGCGGGTTCTATCCAACGCATGGCTATAACGATTTGTAATGCTGAGAAGAAGAAGTCCAACGCCGGAAATTAAAACCAGCGGCGTTACGGCTGATTGCAGAATGTGGCTAAAGTCCATAAAGAATCAAGGCTGCCTTGAAATTGCACGATGCTTCATGAAACGCCTCTTTCAAGAAAGCCTTGTCCAAAGATTTAATTTTTAAAAACTGATCGGATTATCCTTTTGCGATTTACTTGATATGCACGATCAAACGATTGTCTTTGACCATTGTTCCATACGTTTTAATGTCCGCTTTTGCAGCACCCGCTTTTTTCAATCCACCAAAATCAAATGTCGATTTGCCAACGCTGCAACATTGAACGGTCTCTGTTCCAGGAATGGGGTCTAAGCGACGACCGGAATGAGTACAATGATTTTTAAATGCGTAGAAAAATCCATCATCTCCTTTAACCACTAAAACTCTTTCCTGCAGACCGTTTTCCTCAAATCGAAGTGCGCCGAAAGGCTTGGATAGCTCAGGGGCTTTGGCAAGCTCTATGATTAACTTTCCGTTTTCAAATTTCCAACATGAGCCATCTTTCGGCTTTCCCGTGGCACTTAGCCCCACTAAGCGCTGAAAAATATTCCGATTAAGTGATTTTAATTCCATAGTTATATTTTGTCAATTAGTTACGCAATTTTCTAAGTCGAATATTATCGTAGGAATCTATCTGCGCGCGCAATAGGAAACAGAACGAGCGTTTCAAACGCCTACTTTACTCGTTCTTCCTGTCCCCTAAAAAGACAAATCGCCACCGAGTGATTTTTTCTCACGGCGGCTTTTATCGCATCAATCTCCTTAGCGCTTTTCAATAAAGTTTTCCATGAATATAAATGCTGAGGGTCATGAAAATCGGAGCTGGCCACATAGTTTAAATTCTCGCTACCAACCAGATGATATAGCTCATTTCTGTTTCCAATTTCCCACGCATCAATCATGTGCTTGAACTGCTCGCGATGATTCCACAAGTACATCAGTTCATTTGTGCCTTCTAAATAACCACGAAGCGGATGCGCGGCAACGGCAATGCCACCTTGCTTGTGAATTTCCGCTGCGAGCACCTCAATCGGCAATCCTGGATTCATGTAAGATTCAACACCAACGCCAAGCAAATGAAAGCCTTGCGTGTTGTTTGTTAGCTCGATGCCAGGAATCACGATCAGTTCGTGCTTTTCCCAAGCCTTTTTTGCCGCCACTTTGAGAGCCGCAATGTAATCCTCGTAATACGCTTTTAAAAGTACCCCCGGATGCTGATCCTGAGGCCATGAGTCCCAAAGCTCAGCTTCATTCAACACATGATCCGTAATGCAAATAACATCAAATCCATTTTCGGCATATAATTCGATGGTATCCTCAAGAGAAAGCGCCCCATCGCTAAACGCTGTATGAATATGAAAATCACAGAGCAACCAGTTTTCAGACATAAAGACCTATTTAAGTTTTAAAAATCGCGCTCTGTGCTGGCAGGCTTTTTGAAATGAAAACGACAAGCGCTTTCGGTCGGCGCAAATATAGAGATAAGCCGTTCATTAATCAATAGCGAATTCCAGATAATCGGAAATACCTTTTCTACGAAAGCCTCTCTATGTTTTGAGTTTTTTTCAAGCCGAATTTTGCATAGGATTTTGTAACCGCTATTTTAGAAAGTTGTGTTTGTACCTTATAACATTTAGTCGCAAAGCTTCCTATGTTAATTGAAAATCGTGCGCTTTCGCTTTTTCATGTCCTTCGTGAGCCGCTTCAAAAAACAGGCGAAACATCCCCACTTCTTTTGCTTTTACATGGTTATGGCAGCAATGAACAAGATTTGATTCAACTTGCGCCGGATTTGGACGATCGATTTTTGGTCATCAGTCCACGCGCGCCAGAAATTTTAGGGCCGGGCATGTTTGGATGGTTTCCGATTGAATTTCACGCTGACGGCATTACCGTCAACCCTGAATTGGCAATGCTTGCGCAACAAAAACTGCTGGATTTTTTTGACGAACTTTTGGAAACGTATCCGGTCGATCATTCAAAAATATTTGTCATGGGATTTAGTCAGGGCGCGGTTATGAGCTATCTTGCCGCTTTTTCACAGCCGGAAAAAGTAGCAGGCATTGTTGCTATGAGCGGACAGATTCCACCGGACGACTTTTTTCAAACGATCGATACGGCCAAACTCGCTGAACTTCCGGTTCTTACGGTGCACGGACTTTACGACGAAGTGCTACCGATAGAAAAAGGCCGTGAAAGTCGCAAAAAACTGGAAAGTTTGCCGGTCAGACTCACTTACAAAGAATATCCAATGGGACATCAAGTTTCAGTAGAAAGCCTGAACGACATAGACGCGTGGTTGAAAGCAATTTTGAAGCGGAGAAAGGCGTGGCTATAAAAAAATCTTCAAGGCAAAACTACCCGAGAAGTCTTTCAGATCCTGCAACGCACCGAGAAGCTCTATGTGCTGAAAAAGGCAAAGCTGCCCACCAAGATTGATGACATTGCTATCATGCTCAAGGATGAGCGCAAGTTCAGGAATATGAGATGGCGCAACAGCTATGCCAGCTAAAAAGCCGTCAAACTGGTTATGCGGCATGGCATCAAAGGCATACCCAATGGTTAATCCTACATTGTGTTCATTTGTGATGAAATGTTTGGTAGCCACAGCATAAAGAGTACCAAAGAACTGGTTGCCTTTACTTACAGATGTTACGATATCGTGTCCGCCAATGACAAAAGCGGGGATTTTTTCCGATTCTTTGAGAAGCCTCACGCGAGCCGAAACCATCCGGTCAACCTGAAAAGATTGACCGGGACGATTTATAGGGCCGCTGTTTCGAAACCCTAACTCAAGAAAAGGCAAAAAGGTAAGATTTGCATAATACGCCAATACATCATATCGGTTATATGAGTGCATCACCGCTGCATGATGCTTATCAAGATAGCTAACCCCAAAAATGAGCGTGCCATCAGGCTGCATATCAGCAGACGGAATGTTTAGCAATCCCGTCATGCCTGTAAGCGAATGCCCAATACATGTTCCTGAGAATAACAGGGACAGAAATATTATGAACGCAAACTGTTTACTCACCGCCACCACCTTCATGACAATCCTTCCAACCAATCTGCTGTTTATAACACCTACGCTCCCATATTACATTAGGAACCCGCCTACCACTGGGCAAGATAACCCATTCGTTAACCCGTTTGACTTCTACCCATCGTGCATACACAGGTTTACAGCTAGGATCAGGTGCAGGTGATAGATAAGGGTTGGGGACGGTGGTGCAACCCGGAATAGTAATAACAGGAGCAACTCTAGCAATAGCCGCAGGAGGCCCTTGAATAAACTTAGTTATAGGCTCAAGCACAAGTGCAAGCCAATTAACAAAGCGCATATGGCAAATCCATTCTCGAGAATCAATAACTGATTGAGCGTTATCCGCAACATCCTCAGAGAATGAATAGCATCTCTTTAAGTCAAAATCAGGTCTCCCTGATAAGAGTGAATTTTGCTCTACCACATTTCTTAGCCATTGATGGTTATAGCCATCGGGAATGCCATCAGGATAGACTAATGTGTCACTAATACAAATGTTAGAAGAACTCTGATCAATGTCATCTTTTTCTGAAGAATCGTATTCCTCATCGTAATCACCACTTATGCCTACAGAGTATATTCCAAATCTTGTGATATTTGCAGTAGCTGATGTTCCATTTTGCTGAACAATAGCTTCATATCCAGAATCCTCCCACAAGTTATTCTCAGTATCAAATCTCAGCAGTTTTAATTTCGTCCCGGGAGACATTTCTAAAGGGAGCGGTTGCGTAAGCTCAACTTCTTCATTTAGTTGTATTTCATAAGGAAGCAGTGCGACTGTAGAAGTGTTAAGTAATCCTAACGTCTCAGTTGGTGATAGTTCAGGGACATTATTTCCGTAAAGAGGGGTCACTGAAATATTTTCTTCTCCATCAAGAGCCTCTTTTGGAATAACAAGCTCTATTATGTCAGAAGAATTTAAGGCTTCA
Above is a window of Chloroherpeton thalassium ATCC 35110 DNA encoding:
- a CDS encoding DUF2721 domain-containing protein, translating into MDFSHILQSAVTPLVLISGVGLLLLSITNRYSHALDRTRNLNTELKNAPSAKRKENLKKQLDSLYRRCKILKKSIGFVVLSILLSSLIIIIKILESLLFTALDMLNIALLISSMFCIVISSALLFIDVSLSLHALDVELEDSDFKA
- a CDS encoding Rieske (2Fe-2S) protein; this translates as MELKSLNRNIFQRLVGLSATGKPKDGSCWKFENGKLIIELAKAPELSKPFGALRFEENGLQERVLVVKGDDGFFYAFKNHCTHSGRRLDPIPGTETVQCCSVGKSTFDFGGLKKAGAAKADIKTYGTMVKDNRLIVHIK
- a CDS encoding PHP domain-containing protein, whose product is MSENWLLCDFHIHTAFSDGALSLEDTIELYAENGFDVICITDHVLNEAELWDSWPQDQHPGVLLKAYYEDYIAALKVAAKKAWEKHELIVIPGIELTNNTQGFHLLGVGVESYMNPGLPIEVLAAEIHKQGGIAVAAHPLRGYLEGTNELMYLWNHREQFKHMIDAWEIGNRNELYHLVGSENLNYVASSDFHDPQHLYSWKTLLKSAKEIDAIKAAVRKNHSVAICLFRGQEERVK
- a CDS encoding alpha/beta hydrolase, which codes for MLIENRALSLFHVLREPLQKTGETSPLLLLLHGYGSNEQDLIQLAPDLDDRFLVISPRAPEILGPGMFGWFPIEFHADGITVNPELAMLAQQKLLDFFDELLETYPVDHSKIFVMGFSQGAVMSYLAAFSQPEKVAGIVAMSGQIPPDDFFQTIDTAKLAELPVLTVHGLYDEVLPIEKGRESRKKLESLPVRLTYKEYPMGHQVSVESLNDIDAWLKAILKRRKAWL
- a CDS encoding YjbH domain-containing protein, with protein sequence MTGLLNIPSADMQPDGTLIFGVSYLDKHHAAVMHSYNRYDVLAYYANLTFLPFLELGFRNSGPINRPGQSFQVDRMVSARVRLLKESEKIPAFVIGGHDIVTSVSKGNQFFGTLYAVATKHFITNEHNVGLTIGYAFDAMPHNQFDGFLAGIAVAPSHIPELALILEHDSNVINLGGQLCLFQHIELLGALQDLKDFSGSFALKIFL